The Nocardia sp. NBC_00508 nucleotide sequence GCGTGCGATCGCGCTGAGCTGCGTGGTTCTGGCGACGGTGGTCGCGGTCGGCGCGTACGCGCACTGGCGGCGCGTCGGCGTGGCCATGCGGCGGGGCAACCCGTTGCCGGACACCGTGCTGGTACCGATCCTGTCAGCGGGTATCGCGATCGTGTCGGTGTTGGCGGGCCTGGCGGTGCTGCTGCGATGAGC carries:
- a CDS encoding YidH family protein encodes the protein MTLPNPDAESEEGEEELDYRFTLANERTFLAWMRTSLGLLAGGVAVHTLVQPFRMAGFRRAIALSCVVLATVVAVGAYAHWRRVGVAMRRGNPLPDTVLVPILSAGIAIVSVLAGLAVLLR